The proteins below are encoded in one region of Streptomyces ficellus:
- a CDS encoding NUDIX hydrolase codes for MSPYDPSAFPPFAVTVDLVVLTVRRHALCALVVRRGEQPFQGRWALPGGFVRPDEDLGAAAARELVEETGLCAHDPGSPLPEAGNGAHLEQLATYGDPGRDPRMRVVSVAHLVLAPDLPAPRAGGDANSARWAPVDELLSKEGGFGREGEQPAPLAFDHALILADGVERARSKIEYSSLATAFCPPEFTVGELRRVYEAVWGVALDPRNFHRKVTGTPGFLVPSGGTTTRQGGRPAQLFRAGGATLLNPPMLRPEV; via the coding sequence ATGTCGCCCTACGACCCGTCGGCCTTCCCGCCCTTCGCCGTGACCGTCGACCTGGTGGTGCTCACGGTCCGCCGCCACGCGCTGTGCGCACTGGTCGTACGCCGTGGGGAGCAGCCGTTCCAGGGGCGCTGGGCACTGCCGGGCGGGTTCGTACGGCCCGACGAGGACCTCGGCGCCGCCGCGGCGCGCGAGCTGGTGGAGGAGACGGGTCTCTGCGCCCACGATCCGGGCAGCCCGCTCCCCGAAGCCGGCAACGGCGCCCACCTCGAACAGCTCGCCACCTACGGCGACCCCGGGCGGGATCCCCGGATGCGGGTGGTCAGCGTCGCCCACCTGGTGCTCGCGCCCGACCTGCCCGCGCCGCGAGCGGGCGGCGACGCCAACAGTGCCCGCTGGGCGCCCGTGGACGAGCTGCTGAGCAAGGAGGGCGGGTTCGGCCGCGAGGGAGAGCAGCCCGCTCCGCTCGCCTTCGACCACGCGCTGATCCTCGCCGACGGAGTGGAACGCGCCCGGTCCAAGATCGAGTATTCGTCCCTGGCCACGGCCTTCTGCCCGCCCGAGTTCACGGTCGGCGAGCTGCGCAGGGTCTACGAGGCGGTGTGGGGCGTGGCCCTGGACCCCCGCAACTTCCACCGCAAAGTGACCGGTACGCCGGGCTTCCTGGTGCCCTCCGGCGGTACGACGACCCGTCAGGGGGGCAGGCCCGCACAGCTCTTCAGGGCCGGAGGCGCGACCCTGCTCAACCCGCCGATGCTGCGCCCCGAGGTCTGA
- a CDS encoding glycogen debranching N-terminal domain-containing protein: MDFTVPSPSPSSSTVPPFPQPPATGKAPPGPGRAAELPPLHEALICVALPSFAVSARHGQLTGQGGLEGVYHSGRRVLSRCHLRVAGRDPVTVQGRLLSAGRARFVAVVRTAADPGPDPGVGVERVRDADGTERITFRSSVGRPLRLPVEIALGTDLADLGAVAAGRPRPDLRATVHDSGLRWSAPDGGHATVTADPPPKDTLASAGLLRWELELRPGAPRTITLDVRVHLPRAPRPVGRTGAHHLPAAHAEGDDPRAGRLLRTGLDDLRALLVRDPAHPADFHPAAGVPWRCGPAPAEALWAARMALPLGTRLAASTLRSLARTQIPGAGRIPGPMRDTGPHLPPSCTGTEATLAFPAVLAEAWRWGLPEQDLAELLPAAERCLRWLWTTAGEDGLLREPGPAGLQRAETQAHAHRAALLGADLLDACGRPGADDWRDWAHALRRRFREDFWLDDPTGGRPAAARTPAGRPLPHLGGGAAHLLDTGLLGGGRFADGLLDKVQTEQLARLFGSPAMDTGWGLRSLGAKEPAHNPFGHRSGAVRVHETAVAVAGLAAAGYDKEATSLLRGLLDAAEAFAYRLPEMYAGDQRTTDSAPLPHPAACRPAAIASAAGVHVLTAATGIRPDVPARTVALHPMRGAPLGEIRLSGLCVAGEPFAVRVSRTGLGMVEEAAAGLQLGV; this comes from the coding sequence ATGGACTTCACCGTCCCGTCCCCGTCCCCGTCCTCTTCCACCGTTCCGCCGTTCCCCCAGCCGCCGGCCACCGGCAAGGCGCCGCCGGGCCCGGGTCGCGCCGCGGAACTCCCCCCGCTGCACGAGGCCCTCATCTGCGTGGCCCTGCCCTCCTTCGCCGTCTCGGCACGGCACGGCCAGCTCACCGGCCAGGGCGGCCTCGAAGGCGTCTACCACTCGGGCCGACGGGTCCTCTCCCGCTGCCACCTGCGCGTGGCCGGACGGGACCCCGTCACCGTCCAGGGGCGCCTCCTGTCCGCCGGGCGCGCCCGGTTCGTCGCGGTGGTGCGCACGGCCGCCGACCCGGGCCCCGATCCCGGCGTCGGCGTGGAAAGGGTCAGGGACGCCGACGGCACCGAACGGATCACGTTCCGCAGTTCGGTGGGCCGCCCCCTCCGGCTCCCCGTCGAGATCGCCCTCGGCACCGACCTCGCGGACCTGGGCGCCGTCGCCGCCGGCCGGCCCCGCCCCGACCTGCGCGCCACGGTCCACGACTCCGGCCTGCGCTGGTCGGCGCCCGACGGCGGACACGCCACCGTCACCGCCGACCCGCCGCCGAAGGACACCCTCGCCTCCGCCGGGCTGCTGCGGTGGGAGCTGGAGCTGCGCCCCGGCGCCCCCCGCACCATCACCCTCGACGTCCGTGTCCACCTCCCACGCGCCCCGCGGCCGGTGGGCCGGACGGGTGCCCACCACCTTCCCGCCGCCCACGCGGAAGGCGACGACCCACGTGCCGGACGGCTCCTGCGGACCGGCCTCGACGACCTGCGGGCGCTCCTGGTGCGCGACCCGGCGCACCCGGCCGACTTCCACCCGGCGGCGGGCGTTCCCTGGCGCTGCGGCCCCGCCCCCGCGGAAGCCCTGTGGGCCGCCCGTATGGCGCTCCCCCTGGGCACCCGGCTCGCCGCCTCCACGCTGCGCTCCCTGGCCCGCACCCAGATCCCCGGCGCGGGACGGATCCCCGGGCCGATGCGCGACACCGGACCGCACCTGCCGCCCAGCTGCACGGGAACGGAGGCGACCCTGGCCTTCCCCGCCGTGCTGGCCGAGGCGTGGCGCTGGGGTCTGCCGGAGCAGGACCTCGCGGAGCTGCTCCCGGCCGCCGAGCGGTGCCTGCGCTGGCTGTGGACCACCGCAGGGGAGGACGGCCTGCTGCGCGAACCGGGCCCGGCGGGCCTCCAGCGCGCCGAGACCCAGGCGCACGCGCACCGGGCCGCCCTGCTCGGCGCGGACCTCCTGGACGCCTGCGGCAGGCCCGGCGCGGACGACTGGCGCGACTGGGCGCACGCCCTCCGCCGCCGTTTCCGGGAGGACTTCTGGCTCGACGACCCCACCGGCGGCCGCCCCGCCGCAGCGCGCACCCCCGCCGGCCGGCCGCTGCCGCACCTGGGAGGCGGCGCGGCCCACCTCCTCGACACCGGCCTCCTGGGCGGCGGCAGGTTCGCCGACGGCCTGCTCGACAAGGTGCAGACCGAGCAGCTGGCCCGGCTGTTCGGCAGCCCGGCCATGGACACGGGGTGGGGGCTGCGCAGCCTCGGCGCCAAGGAGCCGGCCCACAACCCCTTCGGGCACCGCTCGGGGGCGGTGCGGGTCCACGAGACGGCCGTCGCCGTCGCCGGCCTGGCCGCCGCCGGGTACGACAAGGAGGCGACCTCCCTGCTGCGGGGCCTGCTGGACGCGGCCGAGGCGTTCGCCTACCGGCTGCCCGAGATGTACGCCGGTGACCAGCGCACCACGGACAGCGCGCCCCTCCCGCACCCGGCCGCCTGCCGCCCCGCCGCGATCGCCTCGGCCGCGGGGGTGCACGTGCTCACCGCGGCGACCGGCATCCGGCCCGACGTACCGGCCCGCACGGTCGCCCTGCACCCGATGCGGGGTGCTCCGCTGGGCGAGATCCGGCTGTCCGGGCTGTGCGTGGCGGGCGAACCGTTCGCCGTGCGGGTCAGCCGGACGGGGCTCGGCATGGTCGAGGAGGCCGCGGCCGGTCTCCAGCTGGGCGTGTGA
- a CDS encoding DUF4192 domain-containing protein has protein sequence MNKHRDTTGPTDDQQQITLRGPAELADALPYMMGYHPTDSIVMVALHGDRGRFGGRVRLGIPRSVREWSPVAEQLAECLVEGCERRGSRPDGIVVFVCQDPAEGETGRQVMERLRPLAQRLRTACGTLDVPVYEALCISDGRFWSYCCPDTRCCPPEGNPLAMPGTSVMAAAAAYAGIQVRGSLREMERPLRPWPHETAGSAGQVRALDAANAALVPRILGLEGRDVVCAETIRRAEELLRRLTESPRIADPVLADAQDDALIGDDEAAAVILGLQDRQTRDRAAEWMEGEEAAPALRLWRALARRCVGAYAEHSAAPLTLAGWVAWSTGDEPAARVALGIALEVDPEYVFARLLHQACNEGLDPESLRRCLREERDARTAAEARAASGAAAGPGTRTRTRGAGARVARTRAAGAGASGSSALRAAGRRTKRGPVRAHPGAMGDNRGSASRAAGPAEVSARARSRAARRGGGRGSRSGR, from the coding sequence ATGAACAAGCACCGCGACACCACCGGACCCACCGACGACCAGCAGCAGATCACCCTGCGCGGCCCCGCCGAACTGGCTGACGCCCTGCCGTACATGATGGGCTATCACCCGACCGACTCGATCGTGATGGTCGCGCTCCACGGTGACCGGGGCCGCTTCGGCGGCCGGGTCAGGCTCGGCATCCCCCGTTCGGTGCGGGAGTGGTCGCCCGTCGCCGAGCAGCTCGCCGAATGCCTCGTCGAAGGATGCGAGCGACGCGGCTCGCGCCCGGACGGCATCGTCGTCTTCGTGTGCCAGGACCCCGCCGAGGGGGAGACCGGCCGTCAGGTCATGGAGCGGCTGCGGCCGCTGGCCCAGCGGCTCCGCACCGCCTGCGGCACCCTCGACGTGCCGGTGTACGAAGCGCTCTGCATCTCCGACGGCCGGTTCTGGTCCTACTGCTGCCCCGACACCCGCTGCTGCCCGCCCGAGGGCAACCCCCTCGCCATGCCCGGTACGTCGGTGATGGCGGCCGCCGCGGCGTACGCCGGGATCCAGGTGCGCGGTTCGCTCCGCGAGATGGAGCGGCCGCTGAGGCCCTGGCCGCACGAGACGGCGGGGTCGGCCGGACAGGTGCGGGCGCTCGACGCCGCCAATGCCGCCCTGGTGCCCAGGATCCTGGGCCTGGAAGGGCGTGATGTGGTGTGCGCGGAGACGATCCGGAGGGCGGAGGAGCTGCTGCGGCGCCTCACGGAGAGCCCGCGGATCGCGGACCCGGTGCTGGCCGACGCCCAGGACGACGCGCTGATCGGCGACGACGAGGCGGCCGCGGTCATCCTCGGGCTCCAGGACCGGCAGACCAGGGACCGGGCGGCGGAGTGGATGGAGGGCGAGGAGGCCGCACCGGCCCTGCGGCTCTGGCGGGCGCTCGCACGCCGTTGCGTGGGAGCCTACGCCGAGCACTCGGCGGCGCCGCTGACGCTGGCGGGCTGGGTCGCCTGGTCCACCGGTGACGAGCCGGCCGCCCGCGTGGCGCTGGGGATCGCGCTGGAGGTCGATCCGGAGTACGTCTTCGCCAGGCTCCTGCACCAGGCCTGCAACGAGGGCCTCGACCCGGAGTCGCTGCGCCGCTGCCTGCGCGAGGAGCGCGACGCGCGAACCGCCGCGGAGGCACGGGCGGCATCCGGTGCGGCGGCCGGACCGGGCACGCGGACACGCACGAGGGGAGCCGGTGCACGGGTCGCCCGCACCAGGGCCGCCGGTGCGGGGGCTTCGGGCTCCTCCGCACTGCGCGCGGCGGGCCGTCGTACGAAGCGGGGGCCGGTACGGGCCCACCCCGGCGCGATGGGCGACAACCGCGGCTCGGCCTCCCGTGCGGCCGGCCCCGCCGAGGTCTCGGCCCGTGCCCGGAGCCGGGCGGCCCGCCGCGGCGGAGGGCGCGGCAGCAGGAGCGGACGGTGA